One segment of Streptomyces sp. YIM 121038 DNA contains the following:
- a CDS encoding SDR family NAD(P)-dependent oxidoreductase produces the protein MTSPDALGVLDDITGRITAAALTVPGVGDAVAVARKGVRTASAPRPAAAPPAAEAQDLGDAAPALLDGGPVLIPDGAPTTLQEALSQAARLAPDKGTVYLTKGHDDVFQSYAELLADAERVLAGLRAAGLRPGDAALFQFADNKAFLTAFWACVLGGFVPTPVGVATTYRAENETNRKLHNAWKLLARPVLLTDDATAEALAGVRELWGEPEVRISTVAELLAFEPDSDWFPATPASPALNLLTSGSTGMPKCVHHTHASLVARSLAVIQHCGLTGDDISLIYMPFDHVTVAFYNVRDVFARCLHINATTEHALGDPLLWLGWVDRYRVTNTWAPNFVYALVNEHADEVRTNRSWDLSCLREIVNGGEPVIASTSHAFLELLAPHGLAADAMRPAWGMSETCSGVTYTQQHRDDHAAGTVAIDPASLTGTVRHVDPADKAAVVLSTVGSPLPGVQLRIVDDAGRELPEDRLGELRIRGLTLMHGYFANEEANREAFDEDGWFRTGDLAFVHDGEVVIAGRKKDQIIVRGINYMAHEVESVVERAAGVKVTFSAAVGVREPGADSDQLVVFFVPVRWDADALAGVSEELRALLPREVGIAPDLLVPVTEAEFPKTGSGKVQRAALAAAFRAGTFADRAIGGETAEEVPDTWLFRRQWTELPDPAAAAAGAGVRLVIADDADAARLGVEGPVITVGRGTGFAEQAPLRFTARTDDREDLRRLLAAVTEAHGPLATVVLAPPLSGGDDPHARLTAATAELSALVGALADGTFGHPTLLLVTSGSVYVREGDAVDLGTCALPALVRTAVAENPRTVIRQLDLPADPGGWPAAVRAELADTTSTGTVAVRAGRRLKPQVAPVADDAAPTAAPLVAGGLYLVTGGLGGIGHEIAGYLAAAYGARLLLVGRSPAEGERAARLAELSALGSVVYEQLDITDGAALEAAVAAAEARWGRPLDGALHLAGANPTGQWADLEQHTVAAESEETYAAQYGAKVAGTLAVARVLLTRPDASLVLFGSVNGEFGGHSFGAYSAANGFLVGFADHWHHERRRTVHCLAWSMWSGIGMNQNQSDAPARSRGFRSINASDGLRLFTESIVTPHHYLIVGLDLGNPAIVDELVPEQLRIGELLVAYTADGVDAEAVHAAVAPSVQDCPVPVRLVRVDRVPRDAAGAVDVARLLADTAADRPKRRFTAPETDLERQLAALWSDALNQPEVGRDDSFFDLGGNSIRATRLLALVDEEFAVRVPTQELYEHPTVEGMAAFVTRHTAG, from the coding sequence ATGACGAGCCCGGACGCCCTCGGCGTACTCGACGACATCACCGGCCGGATCACCGCGGCCGCCCTCACGGTGCCCGGAGTCGGCGACGCCGTCGCCGTGGCCCGCAAGGGCGTGCGGACGGCCTCCGCGCCGCGCCCCGCGGCGGCCCCGCCCGCCGCGGAGGCGCAGGACCTCGGGGACGCCGCGCCCGCCCTCCTGGACGGCGGCCCCGTGCTCATCCCCGACGGCGCGCCGACCACCCTCCAGGAGGCGCTGAGCCAGGCGGCCCGGCTCGCCCCCGACAAGGGCACGGTCTACCTCACCAAGGGACACGACGACGTGTTCCAGAGCTACGCCGAGCTGCTCGCCGACGCCGAGCGGGTCCTCGCCGGACTCCGCGCCGCCGGGCTGCGCCCGGGAGACGCGGCGCTGTTCCAGTTCGCCGACAACAAGGCCTTCCTGACCGCGTTCTGGGCCTGTGTGCTCGGCGGCTTCGTACCGACCCCGGTCGGCGTGGCCACGACGTACCGGGCGGAGAACGAGACCAACCGCAAGCTGCACAACGCCTGGAAGCTGCTCGCGCGGCCCGTGCTGCTCACCGACGACGCCACCGCCGAGGCGCTCGCCGGGGTGCGCGAGCTGTGGGGCGAGCCCGAGGTGCGCATCAGCACCGTCGCCGAACTCCTGGCCTTCGAGCCCGACAGCGACTGGTTCCCCGCCACCCCCGCGTCCCCGGCGCTCAACCTGCTCACCTCGGGCAGCACCGGGATGCCCAAGTGCGTGCACCACACCCACGCCAGCCTGGTGGCCCGGTCGCTCGCCGTGATCCAGCACTGCGGCCTCACCGGCGACGACATCAGCCTCATCTACATGCCGTTCGACCACGTCACGGTCGCCTTCTACAACGTTCGTGACGTCTTCGCGCGGTGTCTGCACATCAACGCCACGACCGAGCACGCCCTCGGCGACCCGCTGCTCTGGCTCGGCTGGGTCGACCGCTACCGCGTGACGAACACCTGGGCGCCGAACTTCGTCTACGCCCTTGTCAACGAGCACGCCGACGAGGTCCGCACCAACCGCTCCTGGGACCTGTCGTGCCTGCGCGAGATCGTCAACGGCGGTGAGCCGGTCATCGCCTCGACCAGCCACGCGTTCCTCGAACTGCTCGCCCCGCACGGCCTCGCCGCCGACGCCATGCGCCCGGCGTGGGGCATGTCCGAGACCTGCTCCGGCGTGACGTACACCCAGCAGCACCGCGACGACCACGCCGCGGGCACCGTCGCCATCGACCCGGCCTCGCTGACCGGCACCGTCCGCCACGTCGACCCGGCCGACAAGGCCGCGGTCGTCCTCTCGACGGTCGGCAGCCCCCTGCCCGGGGTGCAGCTGCGCATCGTCGACGACGCGGGCCGGGAGCTGCCCGAGGACCGCCTCGGCGAGCTGCGCATCCGCGGTCTGACGCTGATGCACGGCTACTTCGCCAACGAGGAGGCCAACCGCGAGGCGTTCGACGAGGACGGCTGGTTCCGCACCGGCGACCTCGCGTTCGTCCACGACGGCGAGGTCGTGATCGCCGGGCGCAAGAAGGACCAGATCATCGTGCGCGGCATCAACTACATGGCGCACGAGGTCGAGAGCGTCGTGGAGCGGGCCGCGGGCGTGAAGGTCACCTTCTCGGCCGCCGTCGGGGTGCGCGAGCCCGGCGCCGACTCCGATCAGCTCGTGGTCTTCTTCGTGCCGGTGCGCTGGGACGCCGACGCGCTCGCCGGGGTCAGCGAGGAGCTGCGCGCCCTGCTGCCCCGCGAGGTCGGCATCGCGCCCGACCTCCTTGTGCCCGTCACCGAGGCGGAGTTCCCGAAGACGGGCAGCGGCAAGGTCCAGCGGGCCGCGCTCGCCGCCGCCTTCCGCGCCGGGACCTTCGCCGACCGCGCCATCGGCGGCGAGACGGCCGAGGAGGTGCCGGACACCTGGCTGTTCCGGCGGCAGTGGACCGAGCTGCCCGACCCCGCAGCGGCGGCGGCCGGGGCCGGGGTCCGGCTCGTCATCGCCGACGACGCCGACGCCGCGCGCCTGGGCGTCGAGGGGCCGGTCATCACCGTCGGCCGCGGTACGGGCTTCGCCGAGCAGGCGCCCCTGCGGTTCACGGCGCGCACGGACGACCGCGAGGACCTGCGGCGGCTGCTCGCGGCCGTGACCGAGGCCCACGGCCCGCTCGCCACCGTCGTCCTCGCCCCGCCGCTGTCCGGCGGCGACGACCCGCACGCCCGGCTCACCGCGGCGACGGCGGAGCTCTCCGCCCTCGTCGGGGCGCTCGCCGACGGGACGTTCGGCCACCCGACGCTGCTCCTGGTCACCTCCGGCTCGGTGTACGTGCGCGAGGGCGACGCCGTCGACCTCGGCACCTGTGCGCTGCCCGCCCTGGTGCGGACCGCCGTCGCCGAGAACCCCCGCACCGTGATCCGCCAGCTCGACCTGCCCGCCGACCCCGGCGGCTGGCCGGCGGCCGTGCGCGCCGAACTCGCCGACACCACCAGCACGGGCACCGTCGCCGTGCGCGCGGGCCGGCGCCTCAAGCCGCAGGTGGCCCCGGTCGCCGACGACGCCGCGCCGACCGCGGCGCCGCTGGTCGCGGGCGGCCTCTACCTGGTCACCGGCGGCCTCGGCGGCATCGGCCACGAGATCGCGGGCTATCTCGCCGCCGCCTACGGAGCGCGTCTGCTGCTCGTCGGCAGGTCGCCCGCCGAGGGCGAGAGGGCGGCCCGGCTCGCCGAGCTCTCCGCGCTCGGCAGCGTCGTGTACGAGCAGCTCGACATCACCGACGGGGCCGCCCTCGAAGCGGCGGTCGCCGCGGCCGAGGCCCGCTGGGGGCGCCCGCTCGACGGCGCGCTGCACCTGGCGGGGGCCAACCCCACGGGGCAGTGGGCCGACCTCGAACAGCACACCGTGGCGGCCGAGTCCGAGGAGACGTACGCCGCCCAGTACGGCGCCAAGGTCGCGGGCACCCTCGCGGTGGCGCGGGTGCTCCTCACCCGGCCCGACGCCTCGCTCGTGCTCTTCGGCTCCGTGAACGGAGAATTCGGCGGCCATTCCTTCGGCGCGTATTCGGCGGCCAATGGCTTCCTCGTCGGATTTGCGGACCACTGGCATCACGAGCGCCGCCGCACTGTGCATTGCCTGGCCTGGAGCATGTGGTCGGGCATCGGCATGAACCAGAACCAGTCCGACGCGCCCGCGCGCAGCCGGGGTTTCCGTTCCATCAACGCCTCGGACGGTCTGCGGCTGTTCACCGAAAGCATCGTGACCCCGCACCACTACCTGATCGTCGGCCTCGACCTGGGGAATCCGGCGATCGTGGACGAACTGGTTCCGGAACAGCTGCGGATCGGTGAGCTGCTCGTCGCCTACACCGCCGACGGCGTGGACGCGGAGGCCGTGCACGCGGCCGTCGCGCCCAGCGTGCAGGACTGCCCGGTGCCGGTGCGCCTGGTGCGCGTGGACCGGGTCCCGAGGGACGCGGCGGGCGCCGTGGACGTGGCCCGGCTGCTCGCCGACACGGCCGCCGACCGGCCCAAGCGCCGCTTCACGGCGCCCGAGACCGACCTGGAGCGGCAGCTCGCCGCCCTGTGGTCGGACGCCCTGAACCAGCCGGAGGTCGGCAGGGACGACTCGTTCTTCGACCTCGGCGGCAACTCGATCCGGGCCACCCGTCTGCTCGCCCTGGTCGACGAGGAGTTCGCCGTCCGGGTGCCGACGCAGGAGCTCTACGAGCACCCCACCGTCGAGGGCATGGCGGCGTTCGTCACCCGGCACACCGCCGGCTGA